CAATGGAAGGCAGATCCTGACAAATTAGCCTTTGTGGCGACTAATTATCATAGTGCTAACTCTACCAAACAAGTGGGCATGTCAACCTTAAAAGAATCCCTAGACTACCAAGCCTATAAAGAAAAACAAGGTGATTCTGCCATGAATAAACTCAAATACAAGAGCCAATTTGAACGGGAGTTAGTTCAATTCATTAGAGATCAAATCCAACCCTTAAAAGGGCACTAGGAAAGGAAAGAGATGACAAAATCTAAACAGCCTCAATATCGCTTTGACGGTTTTGAAGGGGAGTGGGAAGAAAAAGAACTAGGGGATATTGTTCAAATTACAATGGGCCAATCTCCATCAAGTCAAAATTATACTACAAACCCTTCTGATTATATTCTAGTACAAGGAAATGCCGATATAAAAAATGGATATGTTTTTCCGCGTGTCTGGACAACACAAATTACAAAACAAGCTGACAAAGGTGATATTATTCTTAGTGTTAGGGCTCCAGTTGGTGATGTTGGAAAGACAAATTATCATGTTATTATTGGGCGTGGAGTTGCTGCTATAAAAGGTAATGAATTTATCTTTCAAATATTAAAATACTTGAAAGAAATTGGTTATTGGAAAAGAATTAGTACAGGTTCAACTTTTGATAGCATTAGCTCTAGTGATATCAAATATGCTAAAATTCAAATTCCCTCCCTCCCTGAACAAGAAGCCATTGGCGAACTTTTCCAAATGGTTGATCAATTGATTCAGTTGCAGGATCAAAAGCTAGCAACCCTTAAAGAACAAAAGCAAACCTTCCTCAGGAAAATGTTCCCAGCTCAAGGACAAAAAGTCCCTGAAATCCGTTTACAAGGTTTTAAAGGAGAGTGGGAAGAGAAGAAATTGAGGGAAGTATCTACTCATAGAAGTGGAACGGCAATTGAAAAATATTTTGATTCGGAAGGTGAATTTAAAGTCATTTCAATAGGTAGTTATGGAACTAATAACCTCTATGTAGACCAAAATATTAGAGCAGTCTCAAATGAACTTACTAATTCTAAATTAGTTGCCTCCGGTGAATTAACAATGGTACTCAATGATAAGACAGCGAATGGGGCAATAATCGGAAGATGTCTACTTATTACAGAAAATAATAAATACGTTGTTAATCAAAGAACAGAAATTATTAGACCAGATATTAATATTTCCTCTTACTATCTTTTCCATTATTTAAATGGCGAATTTCGTAATGGTATCATTAAAATTGCTCAAGGTGGCACTCAAATCTATGTAAATTATTCATCTGTTGAACAATTAAAGATAAATATACCTACATTAAAAGAACAAGAAGCCATTGGTAATTTCTTCCAAACTTTAGACCAACAAATTGCTCAATCTGAAGAAAAACTAACAGAACTCAAAGCACTCAAACAAACATTACTCAATCGTTTATTCGTATAAGAAAGGACTCACATGGCAGAGAAAACAACTTCACTCCGTCAAGCACTATGGCATTCGGCCGACCAATTACGTGGCCAAATGGATGCCAATGACTATAAAAACTATCTTCTTGGACTTATTTTTTACAAACACTTATCTGATAAATTACTCTTGGCTGTTTGTGATAATCTAGAAAAACACTTCAATACCTTTACAGAGGCTCAAAAAATCTTTGAAGATGCTTATCAAGATGAAGGCCTAAAAGATGACCTCATTTCTGTTGTTACTGGTGATTTAGGTTACTTTATCGAACCGACACTGACCTTTGAAAAACTCATCCAAGATGTTTATCACAATACTTTCCAATTAGAATCATTAGCTCAAGGTTTTCGCGATATTGAACAAAGTGGTGAAGACTTTGAAAACTTATTTGAAGATATTGACCTCTACTCTAAAAAATTAGGCTCTACTCCTCAAAAACAAAATCAAACCATTTCTAATGTCATGAAAACATTAAATGAAATTGACTTTGAGGCAGTAGATGGGGATACTTTAGGTGATGCTTATGAGTACTTGATTGGTGAATTTGCCAGTGAATCAGGAAAAAAAGCAGGTGAGTTCTATACCCCACAAGCTGTCTCTCACTTAATGACTCAGATTGTCTTTTTAGGTCGTGAAGATCAAAAAGGAATGACCCTCTATGACCCTGCTATGGGATCTGGATCACTCCTTTTAAATGCTAAGAAATATAGTAACCAATCCGATACCGTTTCTTACTATGGTCAAGAAATCAATACTTCTACTTATAACTTGGCTCGTATGAACATGATGCTTCATGGCGTTGCCATCGAGAACCAACACTTAAGTAACGCTGATACCTTGGATGCAGACTGGCCAACAGATGAACCAATCAACTTTGATGGGGTGTTGATGAACCCACCTTATTCTTTGAAATGGTCAGCGACTGCTGGTTTCTTAACGGATCCACGGTTTTCAAGTTATGGTGTATTAGCACCAAAATCAAAAGCCGATTTTGCCTTTTTACTTCATGGTTTCTATCATTTAAAAAATACAGGAACTATGGCGATTGTCTTACCACACGGTGTCCTTTTCCGTGGAGCTGCAGAAGGCAAGATTCGCCAAAAACTACTCGAACAAGGGGCTATCGATACCATTATCGGACTCCCATCAAATATCTTTTATAATACAAGCATCCCTACGACTATTATCATATTAAAGAAGAACAGAACCAACAAAGATGTCTTCTTTATCGATGCTTCAAAAGAGTTTGATAAGGGTAAAAATCAAAACACAATGACAGATAACCATATCAAAAAGATCCTTGATGCTTATAAGAGTCGTGATAATTCTGATAAGTTTTCATATTTAGCCTCATTTGATGAAATCATTGAAAATGACTATAACTTAAATATCCCACGCTATGTTGATACCTTTGAGGAAGTCCCAGTTAAACCACTGCCAGAATTAGCTAAACAGCTCAGTGACATTGATCAAGAAATTGCCAAAACAAATGCCAAACTAGATCAACTCATGAAACAACTAGTCGGAACAACCAAAGAAGCACAAGACGAATTGGATACTTTTAGAAACTAAAAGACAAAAAAACACCACAGTAGATGATTACTACTGTGGCGTTTTATTTAAAATTGAGTAGTGAACCTTTATTGAGTACTTATCAAACAAGATTCTCCTTCTTCACCTATAAATCAAAATAGAATCATCTCATCTAACTTTGTCCGTTTCTTTGTTTTATTTAAAATAGTTATTTGAAGTTACAATGATTTCTCAAACGTTTAGAAATCTTAAACACGGTTAAGAGAAATTTTCAGGACAACTTTTGATCCTTCCACAAAAACCATGGTGCGAACCATAAAGTAGTTCCAATCGTTGATATATAAGCATATATTAACGTTCTGGGAGTTGTGAAGCTTTACAAGTTTTTTTAGACCTGGTTTAAACAACTTTTGTTTGACTAAATTTAAAAAGCTTTTCATATCAGGCATTTCCCTACTTTTTATAAAAGCGTT
The genomic region above belongs to Streptococcus pyogenes and contains:
- a CDS encoding type I restriction-modification system subunit M, whose amino-acid sequence is MAEKTTSLRQALWHSADQLRGQMDANDYKNYLLGLIFYKHLSDKLLLAVCDNLEKHFNTFTEAQKIFEDAYQDEGLKDDLISVVTGDLGYFIEPTLTFEKLIQDVYHNTFQLESLAQGFRDIEQSGEDFENLFEDIDLYSKKLGSTPQKQNQTISNVMKTLNEIDFEAVDGDTLGDAYEYLIGEFASESGKKAGEFYTPQAVSHLMTQIVFLGREDQKGMTLYDPAMGSGSLLLNAKKYSNQSDTVSYYGQEINTSTYNLARMNMMLHGVAIENQHLSNADTLDADWPTDEPINFDGVLMNPPYSLKWSATAGFLTDPRFSSYGVLAPKSKADFAFLLHGFYHLKNTGTMAIVLPHGVLFRGAAEGKIRQKLLEQGAIDTIIGLPSNIFYNTSIPTTIIILKKNRTNKDVFFIDASKEFDKGKNQNTMTDNHIKKILDAYKSRDNSDKFSYLASFDEIIENDYNLNIPRYVDTFEEVPVKPLPELAKQLSDIDQEIAKTNAKLDQLMKQLVGTTKEAQDELDTFRN
- a CDS encoding restriction endonuclease subunit S, with the translated sequence MTKSKQPQYRFDGFEGEWEEKELGDIVQITMGQSPSSQNYTTNPSDYILVQGNADIKNGYVFPRVWTTQITKQADKGDIILSVRAPVGDVGKTNYHVIIGRGVAAIKGNEFIFQILKYLKEIGYWKRISTGSTFDSISSSDIKYAKIQIPSLPEQEAIGELFQMVDQLIQLQDQKLATLKEQKQTFLRKMFPAQGQKVPEIRLQGFKGEWEEKKLREVSTHRSGTAIEKYFDSEGEFKVISIGSYGTNNLYVDQNIRAVSNELTNSKLVASGELTMVLNDKTANGAIIGRCLLITENNKYVVNQRTEIIRPDINISSYYLFHYLNGEFRNGIIKIAQGGTQIYVNYSSVEQLKINIPTLKEQEAIGNFFQTLDQQIAQSEEKLTELKALKQTLLNRLFV